In Arthrobacter ramosus, one DNA window encodes the following:
- a CDS encoding type II toxin-antitoxin system HipA family toxin, which translates to MAEHLDVFLHDDHIGVITPTRRDRRQVTFAIEPTYAGAPSMLTEGFSLVPGTKADTRHASNFFGGYAPEGNHRIRLASTARIDESDLFALLKHYGLTMAGALSIRTEKPSDHVSGKCRPLSTREVIRKLEKAQRDFDLGNEPDSGRSMLPGFQPKLLLARFGEDWAYPENLAHSTHILKPSPSHRPAMIFDEYFSHKIARHMGLTGFHSELITYNQTTFLSIERYDRVVEGNKVRPIHQEDAAQALGLDWTDSAAKFQNPQQPRSPSRPTAQRIAELLGSFGDGTDVETWLRHLLYNVIIGNHDAHAKNVSILHKTNEESTIADLYDAVPILHINDDPSRVGSKKIGDELSLAIGGEFNHHRVTLDHFRAEVAGWGGLSGRRADSIIADTLSRFGAALEETPSVPGGSPALRDRLGYNLDRISSGRAIGKPKMPLIAWPKGN; encoded by the coding sequence ATGGCTGAGCATCTCGATGTCTTCCTGCACGACGACCACATCGGCGTCATCACCCCCACCCGCAGGGACAGGCGGCAGGTGACCTTCGCAATCGAGCCCACATACGCCGGAGCGCCCAGCATGCTCACGGAAGGCTTCTCCCTGGTTCCTGGAACCAAAGCCGACACCCGGCACGCCTCCAATTTCTTCGGCGGATACGCGCCTGAGGGCAACCACCGAATTCGACTTGCCAGCACCGCGCGCATTGATGAGAGTGACCTGTTTGCTTTGCTGAAGCACTACGGCCTAACTATGGCTGGCGCGCTCTCGATCCGCACTGAAAAGCCAAGCGATCATGTGTCTGGCAAGTGTCGACCCCTAAGCACCCGCGAAGTCATCCGCAAGCTCGAGAAGGCCCAGCGAGACTTTGATCTCGGCAACGAACCAGACAGCGGCCGCTCCATGCTCCCCGGCTTCCAGCCGAAACTACTACTGGCACGATTTGGGGAGGACTGGGCCTACCCTGAAAATTTGGCTCATTCCACTCATATCCTCAAACCATCACCCTCCCACCGGCCCGCCATGATCTTCGACGAGTACTTCTCGCACAAGATCGCACGCCATATGGGCCTGACTGGCTTTCACAGCGAACTGATCACCTACAACCAGACGACGTTCCTCTCCATCGAACGGTACGACCGGGTTGTGGAAGGCAATAAGGTTCGCCCTATCCATCAGGAAGACGCTGCGCAAGCCCTTGGTTTGGACTGGACAGACTCGGCCGCAAAATTCCAGAATCCCCAGCAGCCACGCTCTCCATCCCGACCCACCGCACAGCGGATCGCCGAACTCCTCGGCTCATTTGGTGATGGCACCGATGTGGAGACCTGGCTGCGCCATCTGCTCTACAACGTGATCATCGGTAACCACGACGCACACGCAAAAAACGTGTCAATCCTCCACAAAACCAACGAGGAATCAACGATCGCCGACCTCTACGATGCAGTACCGATCCTCCATATCAACGACGACCCTTCGAGAGTCGGATCGAAAAAGATCGGCGATGAACTCTCCCTGGCAATTGGCGGCGAATTCAACCATCACAGGGTCACGCTGGACCACTTCCGCGCGGAGGTTGCAGGCTGGGGAGGTCTCAGCGGCCGTCGCGCGGATTCGATCATCGCCGATACTCTCTCCAGATTCGGGGCTGCACTCGAAGAGACTCCAAGCGTTCCCGGCGGCAGCCCTGCGCTCCGCGATCGGCTTGGGTACAACCTCGATCGAATCAGTTCAGGCCGCGCGATCGGAAAACCAAAGATGCCGCTCATTGCCTGGCCTAAAGGCAACTGA
- a CDS encoding helix-turn-helix transcriptional regulator, with product MPSFEARNPKNLGAAIKHARTARGMTQEQLAEDLGISRLYLVNLEKGTSNLWATRMFRTLRRLGIKVTVSFDLPAGAPHG from the coding sequence ATGCCAAGCTTCGAAGCACGCAACCCCAAGAACCTCGGCGCAGCCATAAAGCACGCACGAACCGCACGTGGAATGACCCAAGAACAGCTCGCGGAAGATCTCGGGATCTCCCGCCTGTACCTGGTCAACCTTGAAAAGGGAACGTCGAACCTCTGGGCTACCAGAATGTTCCGAACACTGCGGCGGCTCGGTATCAAGGTAACCGTGAGCTTTGATTTGCCGGCGGGAGCTCCACATGGCTGA
- a CDS encoding Re/Si-specific NAD(P)(+) transhydrogenase subunit alpha, with protein sequence MKLGIARERLEGERRVAATPETVKQLAGLGLDVVIESGAGTAAGHSDEDYRQAGALIVPALDLARLDVYAHVRPLEPATAAVLRRGAVTVGLASPSSELPTVRALAEAGVTSFALELVPRISRAQSMDALTSQALVAGYRCVLEAAMRLPRFFPLYMTAAGTIPPARVLVLGAGVAGLQAIGTAKRLGARVSANDIRPASADEVASMGGTFIKLDVETAESSGGYARELSADRGALQRELLAPHVAQADVLITTAAVPGRRAPLLVSREMVQHMRPGSVIVDLAAESGGNVEGSVPGLDLQIPTADGQGTVTLVGMKDVASAMPADASRLYAKNVANLLALMTCDGAVVPDFGDEVVAGACLTHDGEVRHGPTADALAALSAETAESVSSANEGVS encoded by the coding sequence GTGAAACTTGGCATAGCGCGGGAACGCCTGGAGGGTGAACGTCGTGTGGCCGCGACGCCGGAGACCGTCAAGCAGTTGGCCGGACTGGGACTGGACGTCGTCATCGAAAGCGGAGCTGGAACCGCCGCGGGCCACAGCGACGAGGACTACCGCCAGGCAGGAGCCCTCATCGTCCCCGCCTTGGATCTTGCCCGATTGGACGTCTACGCGCACGTCCGCCCCCTCGAACCCGCGACGGCGGCCGTGCTGCGCCGGGGCGCTGTCACCGTGGGCCTGGCCTCGCCGTCGTCGGAACTTCCCACCGTCCGCGCGCTCGCCGAAGCGGGCGTGACCTCCTTCGCGCTTGAGTTGGTGCCGCGCATTTCCCGGGCACAATCCATGGACGCGCTCACGTCCCAGGCCCTCGTGGCCGGATACCGCTGCGTGCTCGAGGCGGCAATGCGCCTCCCGCGCTTCTTCCCGCTCTACATGACGGCCGCCGGAACCATTCCCCCGGCCCGCGTGCTGGTGTTGGGTGCGGGTGTGGCCGGCCTGCAGGCCATCGGTACTGCGAAGAGGCTGGGTGCACGCGTCTCCGCCAACGACATCCGGCCGGCGTCGGCGGACGAGGTCGCGTCCATGGGCGGCACCTTCATCAAGCTGGACGTGGAGACGGCGGAATCGTCCGGCGGCTATGCGCGCGAGCTCAGCGCCGACCGCGGCGCCCTGCAGCGTGAGCTGCTCGCCCCGCATGTGGCCCAGGCAGACGTGCTCATCACGACGGCGGCGGTCCCCGGACGGCGGGCCCCTCTCCTGGTGAGCCGCGAAATGGTTCAGCACATGCGCCCGGGCTCGGTGATTGTCGACCTCGCCGCGGAGTCCGGCGGCAACGTGGAAGGCTCGGTGCCTGGCTTGGATCTTCAAATACCGACGGCGGACGGCCAGGGCACGGTCACCCTGGTGGGGATGAAGGATGTCGCCTCTGCCATGCCCGCGGACGCCTCGCGCCTCTACGCGAAGAACGTCGCGAACCTGCTGGCCCTGATGACTTGTGATGGCGCCGTCGTCCCGGACTTCGGCGATGAAGTAGTGGCGGGCGCGTGCCTGACGCACGACGGCGAGGTGCGGCACGGTCCGACGGCCGACGCCCTTGCGGCGCTCTCCGCCGAGACGGCGGAATCCGTAAGCTCCGCCAACGAGGGGGTCTCCTGA
- a CDS encoding NAD(P) transhydrogenase subunit alpha encodes MDGIALLTITVLAIFVGFEVVSKVSSTLHTPLMSGANAIHGIILVGAIIVAGQASDPWVLAVALLAVVLATANLVGGFVVTDRMLEMFRGRKRLVPPGAKPEAIKPEGSASESKERTR; translated from the coding sequence ATGGACGGCATCGCCCTGCTCACCATCACTGTCTTGGCGATCTTCGTGGGCTTCGAAGTAGTCTCCAAGGTCTCAAGCACGCTTCACACGCCCTTGATGTCCGGGGCCAACGCCATTCACGGAATCATCCTCGTGGGCGCGATCATCGTCGCCGGGCAGGCCTCGGACCCTTGGGTCCTCGCGGTCGCCTTGCTCGCCGTGGTCCTCGCCACCGCCAATTTGGTGGGCGGTTTCGTAGTGACCGACCGCATGCTGGAGATGTTCCGCGGCCGTAAACGCCTTGTGCCCCCGGGCGCGAAACCTGAGGCCATAAAGCCCGAGGGCAGCGCATCCGAGTCCAAGGAGCGCACGCGATGA
- a CDS encoding NAD(P)(+) transhydrogenase (Re/Si-specific) subunit beta: protein MSLIDPVWTSLLYLAAAVCFILALKGLNSPRTARRGNLVGAFGAALAVATVFMSVKMDNVPWILGAMVVGSGVAAPIARQVKMTQMPQLVALFNGVGGGAAALVALLELAHTEDHWVRVAIVFTLLVGAVSFAGSGITFSKLQELMTTRPVVFPGLPTLMGAVLLAAVGVAVAVVFSGSLALALLLLVLGLAAGMLLVLPVGGADVPIVISLLNAFTGLAVAASGLVLGNVLLVVAGTLVGASGTILTRAMATAMGRSVAGILFGAFKGGSTAGSTAVSDRPVRSSSPEDVAVLLGYAQRVIIVPGYGLAVAQGQHTAAELALALEARGIDVDFAIHPVAGRMPGHMNVLLAEANVPYESLKEMGEINSEFRTADVALVVGANDVVNPAAKTTPGSPIYGMPILEVADARQVVFLKRSMRPGFAGIENELMYEPQTTLLFGDAKESLTKVLSAVKALKLS, encoded by the coding sequence ATGAGCCTCATCGATCCGGTGTGGACTTCGCTCCTCTACCTCGCGGCTGCCGTGTGTTTCATCCTCGCGCTCAAGGGACTCAATTCGCCACGTACTGCCCGACGAGGCAACTTGGTAGGCGCATTCGGTGCGGCGCTCGCCGTCGCCACGGTCTTTATGTCCGTCAAAATGGACAACGTTCCATGGATCCTAGGCGCGATGGTGGTCGGTTCGGGCGTGGCCGCGCCGATAGCGCGCCAGGTGAAGATGACCCAGATGCCGCAGCTCGTCGCGCTATTCAATGGCGTGGGCGGTGGTGCCGCGGCGCTCGTTGCACTCCTGGAACTCGCGCACACGGAGGACCACTGGGTGCGTGTGGCCATCGTCTTCACGCTGCTGGTGGGGGCGGTGTCGTTCGCGGGTTCCGGCATCACGTTCTCCAAGCTCCAGGAGCTCATGACCACCCGCCCGGTGGTGTTCCCTGGCCTACCGACCCTCATGGGAGCGGTGCTGCTCGCGGCGGTGGGTGTCGCCGTCGCCGTCGTCTTCAGTGGTTCCCTAGCGCTCGCGCTGCTGCTCTTGGTGCTGGGGCTGGCGGCAGGCATGCTGCTGGTGCTGCCGGTAGGCGGCGCGGACGTGCCGATCGTTATTTCGCTCCTGAATGCCTTTACTGGCCTGGCCGTGGCGGCCTCCGGCCTGGTGCTTGGCAACGTGCTCTTGGTGGTGGCCGGCACGTTGGTAGGCGCCTCGGGCACCATCCTCACCCGGGCCATGGCCACGGCCATGGGCCGCAGTGTTGCGGGAATCCTCTTCGGCGCGTTCAAGGGAGGCTCGACGGCGGGGTCGACGGCGGTGAGCGACCGCCCCGTCCGCTCCTCCAGCCCGGAAGACGTGGCCGTGCTCCTTGGCTACGCGCAACGGGTCATCATCGTTCCTGGCTATGGGCTCGCGGTAGCGCAAGGGCAGCACACGGCAGCGGAGCTGGCCCTTGCACTGGAGGCGAGGGGCATCGACGTGGATTTCGCCATCCATCCGGTGGCCGGCCGCATGCCCGGGCACATGAACGTCCTGCTTGCCGAAGCCAATGTGCCCTATGAGTCCCTCAAGGAAATGGGCGAAATCAACTCGGAATTCCGGACAGCCGACGTCGCGCTCGTTGTCGGCGCGAACGACGTCGTCAATCCGGCCGCGAAAACCACCCCAGGTTCGCCGATCTACGGCATGCCGATCCTTGAAGTGGCCGACGCGCGCCAAGTAGTGTTCCTGAAGCGCTCCATGCGGCCGGGATTCGCGGGAATCGAGAACGAACTCATGTACGAACCGCAGACCACTCTGCTGTTTGGCGATGCCAAGGAATCCCTCACCAAAGTGTTGAGTGCGGTCAAGGCGCTCAAGCTTAGTTAA
- a CDS encoding fibronectin type III domain-containing protein, whose protein sequence is MTRRFGVRWAAVGACAAMVLALLSGFAVPAHAAANTVITLTFDDGNADQMTAEATMKNLGLHGTFFVPSGWVDQPSYFTSANLHQLFTDGNEIAGHTVTHPDLVTLTSDEVTRQVCNGRVALANMGFKVTSFAYPFASTDPAVQTIVKNCGFNSARGLGDLYSKDDPGLPAAETIPPANPYDTAAPEEVDSTWTLSNLEDSVTRAQAAGGGWVQLTFHHIAVGTDPTLTISPDLFSQFASWLAQQQTAGSVAVKTVDQVIGGAVQPLVSGPPVPPPPPQGTNMIQNPSLETLTSGIPLCWAAGGYGTNTPSFSVVSPGHTGNNAELLTMSGYVSGDAKLLPALDLGGCSPTGTPGHIYQLSAWYKSNVITQFEVYYRTGTGYWIYWTASPLFNASSNWTQITWTTPALPAGASGISYGLNIQSNGSITTDDYSMIDVTQAAATAPAAPTGVTATAGNASAVVSWTAPANGGSPITSYAVTPSTGGTALAPVTVSGNPPATTATVTGLSNGTAYTFTVTASNAVGTSVASAASPPVTPTAPTVPGTPTGVTATAGNASAVVSWTAPANGGSPITSYAVTPSSGGTALAPVTVSGNPPSTTATVTGLSNGTAYTFTVTATNAVGTSAPSAASAPVTPTAPVPGVTNGGFESGLTSWTTGGIKAPVASTTAHTGTGSALLGLASGAEPLGDSSLAQTITMPAAGTSTLSFWYQPHTADETCTSTACRYDWMEAQVRTTSGTVLASLFKLCNNNGTWTQLSANLSAYNGQAIVLWFNVHLDGSSPADDTWMYLDDVTLTNSQTTPTAPAAPTGVTATAGNASATVSWTAPNNGGSPITSYAITPHAGATTLAPVTVTGNPPATSANITGLSNGTAYTFTVTATNAIGTSPASAASAPVTPTAAATAPAAPTGVTATAGNASATVSWTAPANGGSPITSYTVTPHAGATTLAPVTVTGNPPATTANITGLTNGTAYTFTVTATNAVGTSVASAASAPVTPTAAATAPAAPTGVTATAGNASATVSWTAPANGGSPITSYAITPHAGATTLAPVTVTGNPPATTANITGLSNGTAYTFTVTATNAIGTSPASTASAPVTPTGTTTSTITNGGFESGLSSWITGGVKAPVASTIAHTGTGSALLGLASGAEPLGDSSLSQTITVPATGTSTLSFWYQPHSQEDPCTGNACPYDWMEAQVRTTTGTTLGSLFKLCNNNGTWTQLTADLTAYKGQTITLWFNVHLDGSTPADDTWMYLDDITLTNS, encoded by the coding sequence GTGACGCGGCGCTTCGGCGTCCGTTGGGCCGCAGTTGGAGCGTGCGCGGCAATGGTCCTGGCACTCCTCAGTGGCTTTGCTGTGCCGGCGCATGCGGCTGCAAACACCGTCATCACGCTGACCTTCGATGACGGGAACGCCGATCAAATGACCGCCGAAGCCACGATGAAGAACCTAGGTTTGCACGGTACCTTCTTCGTCCCCTCCGGATGGGTCGATCAGCCGAGCTATTTCACGTCTGCGAACTTGCATCAGCTCTTCACAGACGGCAACGAGATTGCCGGGCACACCGTCACCCACCCCGACCTGGTCACCTTGACCTCGGATGAAGTGACGCGACAGGTGTGCAACGGAAGGGTCGCCCTGGCAAACATGGGCTTCAAAGTCACAAGCTTCGCCTATCCTTTTGCTTCCACGGATCCTGCGGTGCAGACCATCGTGAAGAACTGCGGTTTTAACAGCGCACGCGGGCTCGGGGACCTTTACAGCAAGGACGATCCTGGACTCCCGGCTGCCGAAACCATCCCGCCCGCCAACCCGTATGACACCGCGGCGCCGGAGGAAGTGGACAGCACGTGGACGCTGTCCAACCTTGAAGACTCCGTGACCAGGGCCCAGGCGGCTGGCGGTGGCTGGGTTCAGTTGACCTTCCACCACATCGCGGTGGGAACCGACCCGACGCTCACCATCAGCCCCGATCTGTTCAGCCAATTCGCCTCCTGGTTAGCGCAACAACAGACGGCGGGCAGCGTCGCCGTGAAGACGGTTGACCAGGTAATCGGTGGCGCCGTCCAGCCCCTCGTCTCCGGGCCGCCGGTACCGCCGCCGCCTCCACAGGGCACCAATATGATCCAGAACCCGAGCCTGGAGACGCTCACCAGCGGGATTCCGCTGTGCTGGGCCGCGGGTGGATACGGCACCAACACCCCCAGCTTTTCAGTGGTCTCGCCGGGCCACACAGGCAACAACGCCGAACTCCTGACAATGAGCGGCTACGTCAGCGGTGACGCGAAGCTCCTGCCGGCCTTGGATCTTGGCGGCTGCTCACCGACGGGCACTCCAGGCCATATCTATCAGCTCAGCGCCTGGTATAAATCCAATGTCATCACCCAATTCGAGGTTTACTACCGGACGGGAACGGGGTATTGGATCTACTGGACGGCGAGCCCGCTGTTCAACGCGAGCAGCAACTGGACCCAGATAACCTGGACCACGCCGGCTCTTCCGGCAGGCGCCTCGGGTATCAGTTACGGACTGAACATCCAATCCAACGGTTCGATCACCACGGACGACTATTCGATGATCGACGTCACCCAGGCCGCGGCGACGGCGCCGGCGGCACCGACCGGGGTGACCGCGACGGCGGGGAACGCGTCGGCGGTGGTGTCGTGGACGGCTCCGGCCAACGGCGGGTCCCCGATCACCTCGTATGCCGTGACGCCTTCCACCGGCGGCACGGCCCTGGCCCCGGTGACGGTGTCCGGTAATCCGCCTGCGACGACGGCGACGGTCACCGGGCTGAGCAACGGCACGGCCTACACGTTCACAGTGACGGCCTCGAACGCCGTGGGAACGTCCGTTGCTTCGGCCGCGTCGCCTCCCGTCACCCCGACGGCCCCAACAGTTCCGGGGACTCCCACGGGCGTCACCGCGACGGCGGGCAACGCGTCCGCGGTGGTGTCCTGGACGGCTCCGGCCAACGGCGGTTCCCCGATCACCTCCTACGCCGTGACGCCTTCGTCCGGTGGCACGGCTTTGGCTCCGGTGACGGTCTCCGGAAATCCGCCCTCGACGACGGCGACCGTCACCGGACTGAGCAACGGCACGGCCTACACCTTCACCGTCACGGCCACCAACGCTGTGGGGACGTCTGCGCCGTCCGCCGCGTCGGCCCCGGTCACGCCCACGGCGCCGGTTCCCGGCGTCACCAACGGCGGGTTCGAATCCGGGCTCACGTCCTGGACCACCGGCGGGATCAAGGCCCCCGTGGCCTCCACCACCGCGCACACCGGCACCGGCTCCGCGCTCCTGGGCCTGGCATCCGGGGCCGAACCCCTCGGGGACAGCAGCCTGGCCCAGACCATCACCATGCCCGCCGCCGGGACCTCCACCCTGTCCTTCTGGTACCAGCCCCACACCGCCGACGAGACCTGCACCAGCACCGCCTGCCGCTACGACTGGATGGAAGCACAAGTCCGCACCACCAGCGGCACGGTCCTGGCCAGCCTGTTCAAACTCTGCAACAACAACGGCACCTGGACCCAGCTCAGCGCCAACCTCTCCGCCTACAACGGGCAGGCCATCGTGCTCTGGTTCAACGTCCACCTCGACGGTTCCAGCCCGGCGGACGACACCTGGATGTACCTCGACGACGTCACCCTCACCAACAGCCAGACAACCCCCACGGCACCCGCCGCACCCACCGGGGTCACCGCGACCGCCGGCAACGCCTCCGCCACCGTGTCCTGGACCGCCCCGAATAACGGCGGCTCCCCGATCACCTCCTACGCCATCACCCCGCACGCCGGCGCCACGACCCTGGCCCCGGTCACCGTCACCGGGAACCCGCCCGCTACCTCGGCGAACATCACCGGGCTGAGCAACGGCACCGCCTACACCTTCACCGTCACCGCCACCAACGCCATCGGCACCTCACCGGCCTCCGCGGCCTCGGCACCGGTCACCCCCACCGCGGCCGCGACGGCACCCGCCGCCCCCACCGGGGTCACCGCGACGGCCGGGAACGCCTCCGCGACCGTGTCCTGGACGGCCCCGGCCAACGGCGGCTCCCCGATCACCTCCTACACGGTCACCCCGCACGCCGGCGCCACCACCCTGGCCCCGGTCACCGTCACCGGGAACCCGCCCGCCACGACCGCGAACATCACCGGACTGACCAACGGCACCGCCTACACCTTCACCGTCACCGCCACCAACGCTGTGGGAACTTCCGTTGCCTCCGCGGCCTCGGCGCCGGTCACCCCCACGGCGGCCGCGACGGCACCCGCCGCCCCCACCGGGGTCACCGCGACGGCGGGCAACGCCTCCGCCACCGTGTCCTGGACCGCCCCGGCCAACGGCGGCTCCCCGATCACCTCCTACGCCATCACCCCGCACGCCGGCGCCACCACCCTGGCCCCGGTCACCGTCACCGGGAACCCGCCCGCCACGACCGCGAACATCACCGGACTCAGCAACGGCACCGCCTACACCTTCACCGTCACCGCCACCAACGCCATCGGCACCTCACCGGCCTCCACGGCCTCGGCGCCGGTCACCCCCACGGGAACCACCACCTCGACCATCACCAACGGCGGCTTCGAATCCGGGCTCAGCTCCTGGATCACCGGCGGCGTCAAGGCACCCGTGGCCTCCACCATCGCCCACACCGGCACCGGCTCCGCGCTCCTGGGCCTGGCCTCAGGGGCCGAACCCCTCGGCGACAGCAGCCTGTCCCAGACCATCACCGTCCCCGCCACCGGGACATCGACGCTGTCCTTCTGGTACCAGCCCCACAGCCAGGAAGACCCCTGCACCGGCAATGCCTGCCCGTACGACTGGATGGAAGCACAAGTCCGCACCACCACCGGCACCACCCTGGGAAGCCTCTTCAAACTCTGCAACAACAACGGCACCTGGACCCAGCTCACCGCCGACCTCACCGCCTACAAAGGCCAGACCATCACCCTCTGGTTCAACGTCCACCTCGACGGCTCCACCCCCGCCGACGACACCTGGATGTACCTCGACGACATCACCCTCACCAACAGCTAA
- a CDS encoding SRPBCC family protein, whose product MVNVQTEILIQRPREIVASYASDPDNAPVWYANIRSAQWQTPRPLAVGSRVAFAARFLGRNLDYVYEFTELVPREKLTMRTSQGPFPMRTTYTWSDEDGATRMTLRNTGEPSGFSALAGIVMAPMMRTAMRKDLENLKKILEAS is encoded by the coding sequence ATGGTGAACGTCCAGACCGAAATACTGATCCAGCGGCCCCGCGAGATCGTGGCAAGTTATGCTTCCGACCCGGACAACGCGCCGGTCTGGTACGCGAACATACGATCTGCACAGTGGCAGACGCCGCGGCCCCTGGCGGTCGGATCCCGGGTTGCCTTCGCCGCGCGATTCCTGGGCCGGAATCTGGACTATGTCTACGAATTCACCGAGCTTGTCCCCCGCGAGAAACTCACCATGCGCACAAGCCAAGGTCCTTTCCCGATGCGGACTACCTACACCTGGTCCGATGAGGATGGCGCGACCCGCATGACCCTCCGCAACACAGGTGAACCCTCCGGGTTCTCCGCGCTTGCAGGCATCGTCATGGCGCCGATGATGCGCACGGCCATGCGCAAGGACCTGGAGAACCTCAAGAAGATCCTCGAAGCCAGCTAG